In Actinomycetota bacterium, the genomic window ACGGAACCGTGCCGTTCGTGAGCGGCCCCCCGGCCCGCCGCCGGCCCGCTCAGGTCAGCCGCACCACGGCCACCACACCGACCGCGACGATGACGGCGCGCAGCGCGACCGGTGGCGGGCGGCGGCCCACGGTGGCGCCGACCTGGCCACCGATCGCGGCACCGACGGCGATCAGCGCGACCACCAACCAGTCCACCTCGGCG contains:
- a CDS encoding sulfite exporter TauE/SafE family protein codes for the protein AEVDWLVVALIAVGAAIGGQVGATVGRRPPPVALRAVIVAVGVVAVVRLT